From Fibrobacter sp. UWB13, the proteins below share one genomic window:
- the leuA2 gene encoding 2-isopropylmalate synthase LeuA2, translating to MTETRKPFFYDVTLRDGNQALPKPWNNAQKKDVYLLLLKLGVQGAEVGFPASSEMDFESVMELAKLTAQMAEEGDETAKNVVVSGLARCIESDIQRCWEAVQYAPHPRIHTFLATSPLSMENVLHMTPEQVKEKAVKCVKFAKSLVGDKGDVEFSAEHFGDCLENMDFVIDVLKAVVEAGATTINLPNTVERYRPKLYVDQVKQVYEALPKNITISVHCHNDLGMATAATVESFFVGATQLEVALNGLGERCGNTNFYEVAIGLHNSGVDTGLHLERIYETAILVSHWSGVPIYIRAPLIGTEAIVHRSGIHQDGASKTKDMKKGAYRPIDYSIIGRNQNDTLSFTSQSGRTAVYEIITKFGYKMTLQEASKLQPVLKRLSEAEGELSAERVLDVFREQFVNVNGRLVFNNIEVIPDENRFIFHFKKDGEALVKSVTAEGPIEAALMLMREIGMPVELVKYRQLVVPEKDKLWAGRGLSRIVLKANGEEVEGRGVSSDTLKANMRALFGGVNLLYKKA from the coding sequence ATGACTGAAACGAGAAAACCATTCTTCTATGACGTAACACTGCGTGATGGTAACCAGGCTCTTCCGAAGCCTTGGAACAATGCCCAGAAAAAAGATGTTTATCTGTTGCTCTTGAAGCTCGGTGTGCAAGGTGCCGAAGTCGGTTTCCCTGCGTCTAGCGAAATGGATTTTGAATCGGTCATGGAATTGGCTAAGCTCACCGCTCAGATGGCGGAAGAAGGCGACGAAACTGCAAAGAACGTCGTGGTTTCTGGCCTCGCTCGCTGCATCGAAAGCGATATCCAGCGCTGCTGGGAAGCGGTCCAGTACGCACCGCACCCGCGCATCCACACGTTCCTCGCTACAAGCCCCTTGTCCATGGAAAACGTGCTGCACATGACGCCTGAACAGGTCAAGGAAAAGGCTGTGAAGTGCGTGAAGTTTGCAAAGTCGCTCGTTGGTGACAAGGGCGATGTGGAATTCAGTGCTGAACATTTTGGCGACTGCCTCGAAAACATGGATTTTGTGATTGACGTTCTGAAGGCTGTTGTCGAAGCCGGTGCTACGACGATCAACCTGCCGAACACGGTGGAACGCTATCGCCCGAAGCTCTATGTGGATCAGGTCAAGCAGGTTTACGAAGCTCTGCCCAAGAACATCACGATTTCTGTGCACTGCCATAACGACCTCGGCATGGCGACTGCAGCAACTGTCGAAAGTTTCTTCGTCGGCGCCACACAGCTCGAAGTTGCTTTGAACGGCCTCGGTGAACGTTGCGGTAACACGAACTTCTACGAAGTTGCGATTGGCTTGCATAACTCCGGTGTCGATACGGGGCTGCATCTCGAACGCATTTACGAAACTGCAATTCTCGTGAGCCACTGGAGTGGCGTGCCTATATACATCCGCGCTCCGTTGATCGGTACTGAAGCTATCGTCCACCGCAGTGGCATCCATCAGGATGGCGCTTCCAAGACGAAGGACATGAAGAAGGGCGCTTACCGTCCGATTGATTACTCGATCATTGGTCGTAACCAGAACGATACGCTCAGCTTCACGAGCCAGAGCGGCCGCACCGCCGTGTACGAAATCATCACGAAGTTCGGCTACAAGATGACCTTGCAGGAAGCTTCCAAGTTGCAGCCGGTGCTGAAGCGCTTGAGCGAAGCCGAAGGCGAACTCAGTGCCGAACGCGTGCTTGACGTGTTCCGCGAACAGTTCGTCAACGTGAACGGTCGCCTGGTGTTCAACAACATCGAAGTTATCCCGGACGAAAACCGCTTCATTTTCCACTTCAAGAAGGATGGCGAAGCGCTTGTGAAGTCCGTGACGGCCGAAGGCCCGATTGAAGCTGCCCTTATGCTCATGCGTGAAATCGGCATGCCGGTTGAACTCGTGAAGTACCGCCAGCTTGTTGTTCCTGAAAAGGACAAGTTGTGGGCAGGTCGTGGCTTAAGCCGCATTGTCTTGAAGGCTAACGGCGAAGAAGTTGAAGGTCGCGGTGTCTCGAGCGATACGCTCAAGGCCAACATGCGTGCTCTCTTCGGCGGCGTGAACCTCTTGTACAAGAAGGCTTAA
- a CDS encoding tetratricopeptide repeat protein — MVLRTSFVKASAIGLAVACTSLFAKATDTPNQYQQDEWSPEYGSSTWMYENSAGLFETGPLDDYRAAKRLFLNRQFLDAAYAFGKVQTKYPAFHLVDQAAFYEAKSFENLRMHKAAREIYRDAIKRYPQSDQLAKYHFQLMNMDYKEGKYTEAMNKYQYIAQKFGKSDAKADADYVASQIKFEQGLYQEAIDLLATIHPGNANYLYARYTMGIANSRMSKFDEAENCFRAITELPVSNKSEHDIQNAAKVKLGHLFFSAEKPDIAAAARMYGLVQKDSPVFDEAMLGIAWAFIKANKPDEAIKYAKWIINNLPESFLVSEAYLVMGFCYMIKKNYQDALEALNQAENRTEQPMVSVAARDSARQAFDAIWSQYDSIQILALDLASQLPTPRVESKRKALRPTLDKANQAIEDYASFMQRAIQSDRFESNRKRILEDAFPTKPMPSPQFPFPNNSTPNLNLGDLEDDL, encoded by the coding sequence ATGGTGTTGCGTACTAGTTTCGTCAAAGCGTCCGCTATCGGGCTTGCCGTAGCCTGCACTTCTTTGTTTGCAAAGGCCACCGACACGCCGAATCAGTATCAGCAGGATGAGTGGTCTCCCGAATATGGTAGTAGCACCTGGATGTACGAGAACTCGGCAGGATTATTTGAAACGGGTCCGCTCGACGACTACCGCGCCGCTAAGCGTCTTTTCTTGAATCGTCAGTTCTTGGATGCGGCTTACGCCTTCGGTAAGGTTCAGACCAAGTACCCGGCATTCCACTTGGTGGACCAGGCTGCTTTCTATGAGGCAAAGTCCTTTGAAAACCTCCGTATGCACAAGGCGGCTAGGGAAATTTACCGAGATGCCATCAAGCGCTATCCGCAGAGTGACCAACTTGCCAAGTATCACTTCCAGTTGATGAACATGGACTATAAGGAAGGAAAATATACAGAAGCAATGAATAAGTACCAGTACATTGCTCAGAAGTTCGGCAAAAGCGATGCGAAGGCTGATGCAGACTACGTTGCCAGCCAAATCAAGTTCGAACAGGGCCTCTATCAGGAAGCTATCGATCTGCTCGCCACAATCCATCCGGGTAACGCAAACTACTTATACGCCCGCTATACAATGGGTATCGCTAACAGTCGAATGAGCAAGTTTGACGAAGCCGAAAACTGCTTCCGCGCTATTACGGAACTGCCAGTTTCCAACAAGTCCGAACACGACATCCAGAATGCAGCCAAGGTCAAACTTGGCCACCTATTCTTCTCTGCAGAAAAGCCGGACATTGCAGCCGCCGCTCGGATGTATGGCCTGGTGCAGAAGGATTCTCCGGTGTTCGACGAAGCGATGCTTGGTATTGCATGGGCCTTTATCAAGGCCAACAAGCCGGATGAAGCTATAAAGTACGCCAAATGGATTATAAACAACCTTCCAGAATCTTTCCTCGTGTCAGAAGCTTACCTTGTTATGGGTTTCTGCTACATGATAAAGAAGAACTACCAGGACGCTTTAGAAGCCTTGAATCAGGCTGAAAATCGCACGGAACAGCCGATGGTGTCTGTTGCTGCTCGCGATAGCGCTCGTCAGGCATTCGATGCAATATGGAGCCAGTATGACTCCATTCAGATTCTAGCCTTGGATCTTGCAAGCCAGTTACCGACGCCGCGTGTGGAAAGCAAGCGTAAAGCATTACGTCCGACGTTAGACAAGGCCAACCAGGCTATTGAAGATTACGCTTCGTTCATGCAGAGAGCTATCCAAAGTGACCGCTTCGAATCCAACCGCAAGCGCATTTTGGAAGATGCTTTCCCTACAAAACCCATGCCCAGTCCTCAATTTCCTTTTCCTAATAATAGTACGCCCAATTTAAATCTCGGAGATTTAGAAGATGATTTGTAG
- a CDS encoding PA14 domain-containing protein has product MKNTLEYFLGVFLLFYVCAWSKASDILIVVDDEMIKDNEIRNAINTYTDDIWNTYQVNASIVSFKSQKNGGKATDLKEILVSKKDSITGAVFVGDIPRAQFEFYQKTEEGFRYQRWVTDLYFMDLDGIWKDTAAGGPEAYGGKLFDTTTTTLNFNVVNGSPIPGKVPADSFSIAYSGYIKSPVTALCSLQLTTDNDRRLWINDSLLIDAWFNNWDIPYYSAFQFQKDSLYKFKLNYAEEFGDAYLTLKWKCGDNASYQPIPDSVWRQNDKSTRGLNQTYYGNIFMIDSLPEEDIKHLWISGKSNGVFDGHYSKSGAVSDSFEIWVSRIDPNTAGFYGNPKTLLLRYFEKIHSYYLGLFKKRTRSAMFLTEEGGLNNPLDQKFVDGLSRLYSLDSLDKSIADGLEYLDNIKSDKYDWALYGGHGGQTGLGNGLDITQVERNMCVSPRFFHFACCGPLTCYDFYGNANSASVGSEHIFNTINGGFVSIGSSKTSGSDQMDGFMYYAFEHKFIGESFREWVNERVKRNQYGHKEDLYDWFYGESIIGDPMQKLEVPEQKTIRIHKVKAQQKPQKNGKLYDLLGRIKGLTNL; this is encoded by the coding sequence ATGAAAAATACACTTGAATATTTTTTAGGGGTATTTCTCCTATTTTACGTTTGCGCATGGAGTAAAGCATCTGATATCCTCATCGTCGTTGACGACGAAATGATAAAAGACAACGAAATCAGGAATGCCATAAACACCTATACAGATGACATCTGGAATACTTATCAGGTAAATGCCTCTATCGTATCTTTCAAATCCCAGAAGAACGGCGGGAAAGCGACCGACCTAAAAGAAATACTCGTAAGCAAGAAGGATTCTATCACGGGAGCCGTTTTTGTTGGAGACATTCCGCGAGCTCAATTTGAATTTTATCAGAAAACAGAAGAAGGATTCCGATACCAACGTTGGGTAACAGACTTATACTTCATGGATCTTGACGGTATTTGGAAAGACACTGCTGCCGGAGGCCCCGAAGCCTATGGCGGAAAGTTGTTTGACACCACCACGACAACATTAAACTTCAATGTAGTCAACGGTTCTCCGATACCAGGGAAAGTACCGGCGGATAGTTTTTCAATTGCATATTCCGGATACATCAAATCTCCTGTCACCGCACTTTGTTCCCTGCAACTTACCACGGACAATGACAGGCGCCTTTGGATTAACGATTCCCTGCTCATTGACGCATGGTTCAACAACTGGGACATTCCCTATTACAGCGCTTTTCAATTCCAAAAAGACAGTCTCTACAAATTCAAACTGAACTATGCAGAAGAATTTGGCGACGCTTATCTTACCCTAAAATGGAAATGCGGGGATAATGCCTCCTATCAACCAATCCCTGATTCCGTTTGGCGTCAAAATGACAAGAGCACACGCGGTCTTAATCAAACCTATTACGGAAATATTTTCATGATAGATTCGCTCCCCGAAGAGGACATAAAGCACCTTTGGATTTCTGGAAAATCCAATGGAGTTTTTGACGGGCACTATTCCAAAAGTGGCGCAGTTTCTGATTCCTTTGAAATATGGGTTTCTCGAATTGACCCCAACACGGCCGGTTTCTACGGTAACCCCAAAACACTTTTATTGAGATATTTCGAGAAAATCCACAGCTACTATCTCGGTTTGTTCAAGAAACGTACGCGTAGTGCCATGTTCCTAACTGAGGAAGGAGGCTTAAACAATCCTCTAGACCAGAAATTCGTTGATGGTTTGAGTCGTCTTTATTCCCTAGACTCCCTTGATAAGTCTATCGCTGACGGGCTGGAATATCTAGACAACATAAAATCAGATAAGTATGATTGGGCCCTTTACGGTGGGCACGGAGGCCAAACTGGCCTTGGAAACGGACTGGATATAACACAAGTGGAAAGGAACATGTGCGTCTCACCGAGATTTTTCCACTTTGCTTGCTGTGGTCCACTTACCTGCTATGATTTCTACGGCAACGCCAATAGTGCCTCTGTTGGAAGCGAGCATATCTTTAACACGATTAACGGCGGTTTTGTAAGTATCGGTTCGTCCAAAACCAGTGGAAGCGACCAAATGGATGGTTTCATGTACTACGCCTTTGAGCACAAGTTCATTGGCGAATCGTTCCGGGAATGGGTGAATGAAAGGGTGAAAAGAAACCAGTACGGCCATAAGGAAGACCTTTACGATTGGTTCTATGGAGAATCGATTATCGGAGATCCGATGCAAAAACTGGAAGTGCCAGAACAAAAAACGATTCGCATCCACAAAGTCAAAGCACAACAGAAACCACAAAAAAACGGCAAGCTGTACGACCTTTTGGGAAGAATCAAAGGCTTGACAAATTTATAA